In one Cloacibacillus porcorum genomic region, the following are encoded:
- a CDS encoding nucleoside kinase, with amino-acid sequence MSIEIKFKDRDPLIFEKPITAREALEKIDFPKRENVVACRVNHVQRPLSWEIVMDSFVEFITTDSIEGIEVYIRTLSFLLTSAATRLKGIRLHLTQSMSYSYFYESPDGEITEDLCRELELEMRRMVAECEPIVREIFPKDVARAMMRAQKYEDKEQLLRFTGSDPVILYNCCGVYDFFGGALADCAAITPTFELRSYGGGIFLSGPTFADPTKTMAFVESPRLFRLIDSHTGWLKNLDISTMAGIHQQVTEGRARDMIMVCEALHTKLLSNTAARIEARPEVRLLCLAGPSSSGKTTSSRRLRVQLLSSGIKSATLELDNYFVDRERTPLDRDGKPDFEALEALDLELVNEQIAALLAGEEVDVPKFDFIAGKRTKGYKMRLSPDEILVIEGIHGLNERLTESIPADKKYKIFICPLTGTNIDFHNRIGTTDTRLLRRLVRDARTRGHSAEATLMQWPSVVRGSHRHIFPYQEYADTLFNTSLAYEVPVLKGYVTPLLKTVKEESPVYGEATRLLSLLEYVPVIPSDDVPNLSVLREFIGGSCFE; translated from the coding sequence TTGAGCATAGAGATAAAATTTAAGGACCGAGATCCGCTTATATTTGAGAAGCCGATCACCGCGCGTGAGGCTCTTGAAAAGATAGATTTTCCGAAGAGGGAAAATGTCGTTGCCTGCCGTGTAAACCATGTGCAGCGGCCGCTGTCGTGGGAGATCGTCATGGATTCTTTTGTGGAGTTTATCACGACGGACAGTATCGAAGGCATCGAGGTCTATATCCGCACCCTCTCCTTCCTGCTCACCTCGGCGGCGACGCGGCTGAAGGGGATACGTCTGCATCTCACGCAGTCGATGTCCTATTCATATTTTTATGAATCGCCCGACGGTGAGATCACCGAGGATCTATGCCGCGAGCTTGAATTGGAGATGCGCCGTATGGTGGCGGAGTGCGAGCCGATAGTGCGCGAGATATTCCCGAAAGACGTGGCGCGCGCGATGATGCGCGCGCAGAAGTACGAGGATAAGGAACAGCTGCTCCGGTTTACCGGCAGCGATCCCGTCATCCTCTACAACTGCTGCGGCGTATATGATTTCTTCGGCGGCGCGCTCGCTGACTGCGCGGCGATTACCCCCACCTTTGAGCTGCGCAGCTACGGCGGCGGTATCTTCCTCTCCGGCCCGACATTCGCCGACCCGACGAAGACGATGGCCTTTGTTGAGTCCCCGCGCCTCTTCCGGCTCATAGACAGCCACACCGGCTGGCTCAAGAACCTTGATATAAGCACGATGGCCGGTATCCACCAGCAGGTCACCGAGGGACGCGCGCGCGACATGATCATGGTCTGCGAAGCGCTGCATACGAAGCTGCTCAGCAATACCGCGGCGCGGATCGAGGCGCGCCCCGAGGTGAGGCTCCTCTGCCTCGCGGGACCCTCGAGCTCCGGCAAGACGACCTCGTCGCGCCGTCTGCGCGTGCAGCTGCTCTCCTCGGGGATAAAGTCGGCAACACTTGAACTTGACAATTATTTTGTGGACCGTGAGCGCACGCCGCTTGACCGCGACGGGAAGCCTGACTTCGAAGCGCTGGAGGCGCTTGATCTGGAGCTGGTCAACGAACAGATCGCGGCGCTGCTCGCGGGTGAGGAGGTCGACGTCCCCAAGTTCGACTTTATCGCCGGCAAGCGCACGAAGGGATATAAGATGCGCCTCTCGCCGGACGAGATTCTCGTCATCGAGGGTATCCACGGCCTCAACGAAAGGCTCACGGAGAGCATCCCGGCGGATAAAAAGTATAAGATATTCATCTGTCCGCTTACGGGCACCAATATTGATTTCCACAACCGCATCGGTACGACGGACACGCGCCTGCTGCGCCGCCTTGTGCGCGACGCGCGGACGCGCGGCCACTCCGCGGAGGCGACCCTCATGCAGTGGCCCTCGGTGGTGCGCGGCTCACACCGCCACATATTCCCCTATCAGGAGTATGCCGACACGCTTTTCAACACCTCTCTGGCCTACGAAGTGCCGGTGCTGAAGGGCTATGTCACGCCGCTTCTAAAGACGGTGAAGGAGGAGTCTCCCGTTTACGGTGAGGCGACGCGCCTTTTGTCGCTTCTTGAATATGTACCGGTCATCCCCTCGGATGACGTGCCGAACCTCTCCGTTTTGAGGGAGTTTATCGGCGGCAGCTGTTTCGAATGA
- a CDS encoding ATP-binding protein has product MHKRTLQITLLILFVLILYPAVSVSAAAKTVRVAFPLQEGFSEFDDKGTIGGYNYEYLEKLAEFNNWKCEYIKIDDASFEDRVDKSYRMLISGEVDIVGATMYRPELEKRFSYPRASYGTVYTTLSALEDNYRKKDLNNFLASHLRIATFKLSEYRRKELELFLPREVYDYELIECRNVEEQMEALRQNRADLAMDISIHSREGLVEVARISPWPIFLVVNKDRDDILAELDEGMRKISIAFPNYQNALYEKYFGKRRNDFSVNDRERAYIKKATAVKVLCIEKGAPYVFKDSDGVLRGMSVELLKVFSKAIGLRLEFVSAPPTGDIQKLTASGEYTVIAGIKSAIDIVKGGGRVTTRPFSKVEDVSFVSDGYFDRDKKIKTMAVLRNSQQDRERPDGFEIKPYDDIEAAIRAVERKEADFGVGNSRTVDFYVSQNRFNVRVIPNQNKFSNIGFVVCGEENLPLLTMLNRYIESINNNELYNITLDSFTYSEKNSIVLFARQNPLAATVIFMIFGGLAASGLLLWFFHRREMERNLVLERANAAKSDFLSRMSHDMRTPMNAIIGLSEFAGGEKDQDELRRSLGNINNAGKYLLSLINDTLDMSKIDSNIMTLVPVDFTFGELFEEINNIIMPQVRTRGITFDCDIDADRSLVYNADKTRIEQILVNLLNNAIKFTAEGGHVVLILKTEDINETLLTAVVKDDGIGISPEFQKRMFEPFSLDTERQGRATGGTGLGLSIVKRLVALMGGSVECESDVGKGTKFTVKVPLAVTGERRLSHERTPQKEEAGGAGLSGIRVLLVDDHKLNILVAKKLLERKNITVDVAENGREALDKFRAAAPGFYDAILMDIRMPVMDGLEATRLIRAEERDDAKKIPIIAMSANAFDEDVRLSLDAGMDVHLSKPVEPQLLYETLEKFTKGRPS; this is encoded by the coding sequence TTGCATAAAAGAACCTTGCAGATAACTTTACTTATACTCTTTGTTTTGATCCTATATCCCGCCGTTTCCGTCTCCGCCGCGGCGAAGACGGTGCGTGTCGCCTTCCCGCTGCAGGAGGGTTTCTCAGAATTCGACGATAAGGGAACGATTGGCGGGTACAATTATGAGTACCTCGAAAAGCTGGCGGAATTCAATAACTGGAAATGCGAATACATCAAAATAGACGACGCGTCTTTTGAGGATCGGGTCGATAAATCGTACCGCATGCTTATCTCGGGAGAGGTGGACATCGTCGGCGCCACCATGTACCGTCCGGAGCTGGAAAAGAGATTTTCCTATCCAAGGGCCTCCTACGGCACTGTTTACACCACTCTCAGCGCGCTGGAAGACAACTATCGGAAAAAAGACCTAAACAATTTTCTCGCCAGCCACCTCAGGATAGCGACATTTAAGCTGTCGGAATACAGGCGGAAGGAACTTGAGCTCTTCCTGCCGCGTGAAGTTTACGATTATGAACTTATCGAGTGCCGCAACGTCGAAGAACAGATGGAGGCTCTTAGGCAGAACAGGGCGGATTTGGCAATGGATATTTCCATCCATTCCCGCGAGGGTCTTGTAGAAGTCGCTCGTATTTCTCCTTGGCCCATATTTTTAGTTGTAAATAAAGACCGCGACGATATCCTCGCGGAACTCGACGAGGGGATGCGGAAGATATCGATCGCCTTTCCCAATTATCAGAACGCTCTTTATGAAAAATATTTTGGAAAACGGCGCAACGACTTTTCAGTCAACGACAGAGAACGTGCCTATATAAAAAAGGCCACGGCGGTCAAGGTGCTCTGCATCGAAAAGGGAGCTCCCTATGTTTTTAAGGATTCCGACGGAGTTCTGCGCGGAATGTCGGTCGAGCTGCTGAAGGTATTCTCTAAAGCAATCGGGCTGCGGCTGGAGTTTGTCTCTGCCCCTCCGACGGGTGATATCCAGAAGCTGACAGCCTCGGGAGAATATACCGTGATCGCCGGCATAAAGTCGGCCATTGATATAGTCAAGGGCGGCGGACGCGTCACCACCCGTCCCTTTTCCAAGGTGGAAGATGTGAGCTTTGTAAGCGACGGCTACTTTGACCGGGACAAAAAGATCAAAACGATGGCGGTACTGCGCAATTCTCAGCAAGATAGAGAACGGCCTGATGGCTTTGAAATAAAGCCTTACGACGACATTGAGGCGGCCATCAGGGCTGTGGAACGCAAAGAGGCGGACTTCGGTGTGGGGAACAGCCGAACGGTGGACTTTTATGTTTCACAGAACAGATTCAACGTGAGGGTGATTCCCAACCAGAACAAGTTTTCCAATATCGGCTTCGTCGTCTGCGGAGAAGAAAACCTGCCGCTCCTCACGATGCTAAACAGATATATTGAGTCGATCAACAACAACGAGCTCTATAATATCACGCTGGACAGCTTCACATATTCGGAGAAGAACTCGATTGTACTCTTCGCCCGGCAAAATCCGCTGGCAGCTACCGTGATCTTTATGATCTTCGGCGGTTTGGCGGCCTCGGGGCTGCTGCTTTGGTTCTTTCACCGCCGGGAAATGGAGCGCAATCTCGTGCTGGAACGTGCGAACGCCGCTAAGAGCGACTTCCTTTCGCGTATGAGCCATGATATGCGCACGCCGATGAACGCCATCATCGGCCTCTCGGAGTTTGCCGGCGGCGAAAAAGACCAAGATGAGCTGCGGCGCAGTCTGGGCAATATCAACAACGCGGGGAAATACCTCCTCTCGCTTATCAACGATACCCTTGATATGAGCAAGATCGACAGTAATATAATGACGCTTGTCCCTGTAGACTTTACCTTCGGGGAGCTGTTTGAAGAGATAAACAACATCATCATGCCGCAGGTGCGGACGCGGGGCATAACTTTTGACTGCGATATCGACGCCGACCGGAGCCTGGTCTACAACGCTGACAAGACGAGGATAGAGCAGATACTGGTCAATCTGCTCAACAACGCGATAAAGTTCACGGCAGAGGGCGGACACGTTGTACTTATCCTGAAAACTGAGGACATAAACGAAACATTGCTTACCGCGGTGGTGAAGGACGACGGCATCGGCATTTCGCCGGAGTTCCAGAAGAGGATGTTCGAGCCCTTTTCGCTTGATACGGAGCGTCAGGGCAGAGCGACCGGCGGTACCGGGCTGGGACTCTCGATAGTAAAGAGACTTGTAGCGCTGATGGGAGGCTCTGTGGAGTGCGAGAGCGATGTTGGTAAAGGGACCAAATTCACGGTGAAGGTTCCCCTTGCCGTGACGGGGGAACGGCGGCTGTCCCATGAGCGGACACCGCAAAAAGAGGAGGCGGGCGGCGCGGGCCTCTCCGGCATCAGGGTGCTGTTGGTCGACGACCATAAACTTAACATTTTGGTGGCGAAAAAGCTGCTTGAGAGAAAAAATATCACCGTTGACGTCGCGGAAAACGGCCGCGAGGCCCTCGACAAATTCCGCGCCGCCGCTCCGGGCTTCTACGACGCCATCCTCATGGATATCAGGATGCCCGTGATGGACGGCCTGGAGGCGACGCGGCTTATTCGCGCCGAGGAGCGTGATGATGCAAAAAAAATACCTATCATTGCCATGAGCGCGAATGCCTTCGACGAGGACGTGCGTCTAAGTCTGGATGCCGGTATGGACGTACACCTCTCCAAACCTGTGGAGCCGCAGTTGCTTTATGAGACACTGGAGAAATTCACAAAGGGGCGTCCATCTTAA
- a CDS encoding TonB-dependent receptor plug domain-containing protein: protein MFKYLILISINLLIFAGLSSSAAAAEAELGEVVVTASRIDERAFDAKADVRVITAEDIEENRFADLAEALSSLNGVTVDTYGNGVGYENMQTLEINGSSQIVVVIDGIRANTNTSMFNVFNFQSMPNLDSIERIEVLNGSASTLYGADAKGGVVNIITKAPEKNVFKFGAENGTFGFQDYRLYAASGDGDLSWRLSANKRRSSDYKDGNGNRYISDGDAENISAKFWKKTSGRSTLSLAFDNYESDTVHTGTYFRQQHGMRPPASFYEKQQRLILAYRTQFSEESDNLLSLYRIRSTFNGQNFSTAEDMIDGKADTTTWGFSDQYRLKWHEKHQLAAGLEYSHETIDDWADLLFTYSNESYYHYSLYAEDNWDFDGRYSLTLGARYYRHSIAGGRLSPSVTLGLAADEKTNLYLSAKDYFVPPSQYQLFSGYGNKDLSPESGQTYEFGVKHAPDNDTVIDANLFYRRGKNTISYNKEIKKYENLDREKVWGFRANVTRQLDEHFKATLGYAWIRYKNVDAEGEESYSSNYPNGEIKVGLNYKNRDLTVVLFGRGVMGREGSRQYASRTNLFYGTYPVSSFWVVDMAVNYKTSEHLTFYLKINNIFDEFYCDDVTGVYGHEDIYGAPGRNFRVGFTYEF from the coding sequence ATGTTTAAATACTTGATATTAATATCGATAAATCTTCTTATTTTCGCCGGCCTCTCAAGCTCCGCCGCAGCCGCCGAGGCGGAGCTTGGCGAGGTGGTCGTGACCGCCTCGCGGATCGACGAGCGGGCCTTTGACGCGAAGGCCGACGTGAGAGTCATTACGGCGGAGGATATTGAAGAAAACCGTTTCGCGGATCTCGCGGAGGCGCTTTCATCGCTGAACGGCGTGACGGTCGACACCTACGGCAACGGCGTTGGCTATGAGAACATGCAGACACTCGAAATCAACGGCTCTTCGCAGATCGTCGTGGTCATTGACGGCATCCGCGCCAACACCAACACCAGCATGTTCAACGTCTTTAACTTCCAGAGCATGCCTAATCTCGACAGCATCGAGCGTATCGAGGTACTCAACGGCTCCGCCTCCACCCTCTACGGCGCGGACGCCAAGGGCGGCGTGGTGAATATCATCACCAAGGCGCCGGAGAAAAATGTCTTCAAGTTCGGCGCGGAGAACGGCACCTTCGGCTTTCAGGACTACCGCCTCTACGCCGCCAGCGGCGACGGAGATCTCTCATGGAGGCTGAGCGCCAACAAGCGGCGCTCCTCGGATTACAAGGACGGTAACGGAAACCGTTATATCTCCGACGGCGACGCGGAGAATATCAGCGCGAAGTTCTGGAAGAAGACGAGCGGAAGAAGCACGCTTTCGCTGGCCTTTGACAATTACGAATCGGATACGGTGCACACCGGGACCTATTTCCGGCAGCAGCACGGCATGAGGCCGCCCGCAAGTTTCTACGAGAAGCAGCAGCGGCTGATCCTCGCCTACCGCACCCAGTTTTCCGAGGAGAGCGACAATCTCCTCTCCCTCTACCGCATCAGGAGCACATTCAACGGGCAGAATTTCAGCACTGCGGAGGATATGATCGACGGCAAGGCCGACACTACGACCTGGGGCTTCTCCGACCAGTACCGTCTGAAGTGGCATGAGAAGCACCAGCTCGCGGCTGGCCTTGAATATTCCCACGAAACGATAGACGACTGGGCGGACCTATTGTTCACCTACTCCAATGAGAGCTATTACCATTACTCGTTATACGCGGAGGACAACTGGGACTTCGACGGCCGCTACAGCCTTACGCTCGGCGCGCGCTATTACCGCCATTCAATCGCCGGCGGCAGGCTCTCGCCCTCGGTCACGCTCGGCCTCGCGGCGGACGAAAAGACGAATCTCTACCTCAGCGCCAAGGATTATTTCGTGCCGCCCTCGCAGTATCAGCTCTTCAGCGGCTACGGCAATAAAGACCTTTCGCCGGAGAGCGGCCAGACATACGAATTCGGCGTCAAGCACGCGCCAGACAACGACACGGTCATAGACGCAAACCTCTTTTACCGCCGCGGAAAAAATACTATCAGTTACAACAAAGAAATCAAAAAATATGAAAATTTAGATCGTGAAAAGGTCTGGGGCTTCCGCGCAAACGTCACGCGGCAGTTGGACGAACATTTCAAGGCCACCCTCGGCTACGCCTGGATCAGATATAAGAATGTTGACGCAGAGGGAGAGGAGAGCTACAGCAGCAATTATCCCAACGGCGAGATCAAGGTGGGGCTCAATTATAAAAACAGGGACCTCACCGTCGTACTCTTCGGGCGCGGTGTGATGGGGAGGGAGGGTTCTCGCCAATACGCCTCCAGAACCAATCTTTTTTACGGAACATATCCGGTCTCGTCATTCTGGGTCGTAGATATGGCTGTGAATTACAAAACTTCGGAGCATCTTACGTTCTATCTCAAAATAAACAACATCTTCGACGAATTTTACTGCGATGACGTGACCGGCGTTTACGGACATGAAGATATTTACGGCGCGCCTGGGCGTAATTTCCGGGTCGGATTCACCTACGAGTTTTAG
- a CDS encoding DEAD/DEAH box helicase translates to MLILHTAFEQDLIYLWGECSFENRRLRSREKEGRCFLPWGAKPPQLRAALRAFGLRGGRKAPAEEAPTVSLLLPARGRFPLPSSPILGEIHDSGEPPALAPYYVEALVLSFTEFTQLLRIIRESGERLSFPGLLFADDLKFMCRALEYAAVLVQRGTYIPDMEPRGDSFVSQWRPIILAKYQDEFSSFASAMPPVLCGFSTDAPLEAPRSKRAGATLLLESMTDMLIRSSQQGAADRGRRVNAGNPHEIWLRSLIWQKAPLIKWNEEMASLYPQIRAWADSLKAVTAQPWRLFMRLEEPIGEGERSWTLSWHLQSTQDPSLVIPAERVWSPTEAERGWFEHTQTNPRRYMLQILGHLATRVPYIAESLEVPYPCECSLSLDNLFDFLQNHLPSIMDQGIQVQFPSTWGQISDRPRLSVRANLHDENAFAPGGRMQLSDMLDVDWSVALGDDILTEEELAMLTELKTPLTSIRGRWVILYRDEVEKITAALKKLPDKIERKEALLSSLRQEHMDAPLSEVTGSPWLANVRSLLLGTEPLEEMEAPEGFAGRLRPYQAKGLAWLARLVRLGMGACLADDMGLGKTVQTLALIKNLRLMGERRPVLLICPTSVMENWRRETERFIPGTKTLIHHGMKRNKKNVFTDEALAETLVISSYSLLYRDNSLFSKVEWAGIILDEAQNIKNPDTCQSRAARSIRADWHIALTGTPVENHVGDMWSIMEFLMPGLMPNRARFSREILRPVQAGEKKAMDRVRRMTAPFILRRLKTDKEIISDLPEKIESKEFCPLSREQATLYSAVTSSLEREIEGTEGIRRKGVVLGAITALKQICDHPLLYLKDKSEIDNRSGKLARLAEIAEEMLASGDRALIFTQYAEMGELLKKFIQETFGREVLFLHGGVPREKRDEMVRRFQEEEEGPPFFVLSLKAGGTGLNLTRANHVVMFDRWWNPAVEQQAVDRAYRIGQRNNVQVHYFCCRGTLEEKIESLIEAKRELADMLVGTGESWLSDLSDSDLHELFSLEREAVDNI, encoded by the coding sequence ATGTTAATTCTCCATACGGCATTTGAACAAGATCTGATTTATCTGTGGGGCGAATGCTCTTTTGAAAACAGGCGGCTGCGGAGCCGGGAAAAAGAGGGGCGCTGCTTCTTGCCATGGGGTGCGAAGCCGCCGCAGCTTCGTGCCGCGCTTCGGGCGTTCGGCCTCCGCGGCGGACGCAAAGCACCTGCGGAGGAGGCTCCGACCGTATCGCTGCTGCTGCCGGCGCGCGGGAGGTTCCCGCTGCCATCGAGCCCGATATTGGGGGAGATCCACGATTCAGGAGAGCCTCCGGCTCTTGCCCCCTATTACGTGGAGGCCCTTGTCCTCAGTTTCACGGAATTTACTCAGCTTCTGCGGATCATCCGTGAGAGCGGCGAACGCCTTTCATTTCCAGGGCTTCTCTTCGCCGACGATTTGAAATTTATGTGCCGCGCGCTGGAATACGCCGCGGTGCTTGTACAGCGCGGAACCTATATCCCCGATATGGAGCCCCGCGGCGACAGCTTCGTCTCCCAGTGGAGGCCGATAATCCTCGCTAAATACCAGGACGAATTTTCATCCTTTGCGTCCGCGATGCCGCCGGTGCTCTGTGGTTTTTCGACGGACGCGCCGCTGGAGGCTCCGCGCTCAAAGCGCGCGGGCGCGACGCTGCTGCTCGAATCCATGACCGATATGCTCATCCGCTCCTCGCAGCAGGGCGCGGCGGACCGCGGACGCCGGGTCAACGCCGGCAATCCCCATGAGATATGGCTGCGTTCGCTGATCTGGCAGAAGGCGCCGCTCATAAAGTGGAACGAGGAGATGGCTTCGCTCTATCCTCAGATACGCGCCTGGGCCGACTCGCTGAAGGCTGTCACCGCGCAGCCGTGGCGTCTCTTCATGCGCCTTGAGGAGCCGATCGGCGAGGGAGAACGGAGCTGGACCCTCTCCTGGCATCTCCAGTCAACGCAGGACCCGAGCCTGGTGATACCGGCGGAGCGTGTCTGGAGTCCGACGGAGGCCGAACGCGGCTGGTTCGAACATACGCAGACGAACCCGCGCCGCTATATGCTGCAGATATTGGGACACCTCGCAACGCGCGTGCCGTATATCGCGGAGAGCCTGGAGGTCCCCTATCCCTGCGAGTGCAGTCTTTCGCTTGATAATTTATTCGACTTTTTACAGAATCATCTGCCCTCGATAATGGATCAGGGCATACAGGTGCAGTTCCCCTCGACCTGGGGACAGATTTCAGACCGTCCCCGCCTCTCGGTGCGCGCCAACCTCCACGATGAAAACGCCTTCGCTCCTGGCGGCAGGATGCAGCTCTCAGACATGCTCGACGTCGACTGGTCCGTGGCGCTCGGTGACGACATCCTCACCGAAGAGGAGCTGGCGATGCTGACAGAGCTCAAGACCCCGCTCACCAGTATCCGCGGCCGCTGGGTGATCCTCTACCGCGACGAAGTGGAGAAGATCACGGCGGCACTCAAAAAGCTTCCCGACAAGATCGAACGGAAGGAGGCTCTGCTTTCGTCGCTGCGGCAGGAACATATGGATGCGCCGTTATCCGAAGTGACGGGTTCGCCCTGGCTCGCCAACGTCCGTTCCCTGCTCCTCGGTACGGAACCGCTTGAGGAGATGGAGGCCCCGGAGGGCTTTGCGGGGCGTCTGCGCCCCTATCAGGCAAAGGGTCTGGCCTGGCTCGCGCGCCTTGTGCGGCTCGGGATGGGCGCCTGCCTCGCCGACGACATGGGACTGGGCAAGACTGTGCAGACCCTGGCCCTCATCAAGAATCTGCGGCTTATGGGGGAGCGCCGACCCGTGCTGCTCATCTGTCCCACCTCGGTGATGGAAAACTGGCGGCGTGAGACGGAGCGCTTTATTCCCGGGACAAAGACCCTCATACACCACGGCATGAAGCGAAACAAAAAGAATGTATTCACCGACGAAGCGCTCGCGGAGACGCTCGTCATCTCCTCATACTCGCTGCTCTACCGCGACAACTCCCTGTTTTCAAAGGTGGAATGGGCGGGGATAATCCTCGACGAGGCCCAGAATATCAAGAACCCGGACACCTGCCAGTCGCGCGCCGCGCGCTCCATCCGCGCCGACTGGCACATCGCGCTGACAGGCACGCCCGTGGAGAATCACGTCGGCGACATGTGGTCGATAATGGAATTCCTCATGCCCGGACTCATGCCGAACCGCGCGCGCTTCTCGCGTGAGATACTGCGCCCCGTGCAGGCGGGGGAGAAGAAGGCGATGGACAGGGTGCGGCGCATGACCGCCCCCTTCATTCTGCGCCGCCTGAAGACAGATAAAGAGATAATCAGCGACCTGCCGGAGAAGATCGAGAGCAAAGAGTTCTGCCCGCTCTCCCGTGAGCAGGCGACGCTCTACAGCGCCGTCACCTCCTCGCTTGAACGCGAGATCGAGGGCACGGAGGGCATCCGGCGCAAGGGGGTCGTGCTCGGCGCGATCACGGCGCTGAAGCAGATCTGCGACCATCCGCTGCTCTATTTGAAGGATAAATCCGAGATAGACAACCGTTCCGGGAAACTCGCGCGCCTCGCTGAAATCGCGGAAGAGATGCTCGCCTCGGGAGACCGCGCGCTTATCTTTACGCAGTACGCCGAGATGGGCGAACTGCTCAAAAAATTCATTCAAGAGACCTTTGGCCGCGAGGTGCTCTTCCTGCATGGCGGCGTGCCGCGCGAGAAGCGTGACGAGATGGTACGGCGCTTCCAAGAGGAGGAAGAGGGACCGCCCTTCTTCGTTCTCTCGCTCAAGGCGGGAGGCACGGGGCTGAACCTTACGCGCGCCAACCACGTCGTGATGTTCGACCGCTGGTGGAACCCTGCCGTGGAACAGCAGGCAGTCGACCGCGCATACCGCATCGGACAGCGGAACAATGTACAGGTGCATTATTTCTGCTGCCGCGGCACGCTGGAGGAAAAGATCGAATCACTGATCGAGGCGAAGCGGGAACTTGCCGATATGCTCGTCGGCACCGGCGAGAGCTGGCTCTCAGATCTCAGCGACAGCGACCTTCACGAGCTATTCTCGCTTGAGAGAGAGGCGGTGGACAACATATGA
- a CDS encoding SWIM zinc finger family protein, with the protein MMSSFEREEKFYKYRKPRETKCGIKSRTARGHVYGSNWWSRRWVEVMERCIDSGRLARGKSYARKGQVVNIQLEPGLVTAFVQGSRKTPYQIRFGFETVSPEARELILFRFRESAALAAKLLAGEMPEEIETIFKESGTPLFPTREALRRFKCTCPDDASPCKHIIAVLLILGEELEDDPFLLLKLRGLDKESLINLLTLESAQEGELTEESGVDYELVSEGELSGGAEEAEMSAVIRDEEPSADEDWFRGGEFSCERAEQEGRRAAALDVMNDFPFWRGEHPFRQTLAPFYEHAAVYACEILTGEKKKPVGRPRKLI; encoded by the coding sequence ATGATGTCTTCATTTGAACGCGAAGAAAAATTTTATAAGTATAGAAAGCCGCGTGAGACAAAGTGCGGGATCAAGTCGCGTACGGCGCGCGGCCACGTCTACGGCTCGAACTGGTGGTCGCGCCGCTGGGTCGAGGTCATGGAAAGGTGCATCGATTCCGGGAGGCTCGCGCGCGGCAAGAGCTACGCCCGCAAGGGACAGGTCGTCAACATCCAGTTGGAGCCGGGGCTGGTGACGGCCTTCGTGCAGGGTTCGCGCAAGACGCCCTATCAGATACGCTTCGGCTTTGAGACGGTCTCGCCGGAGGCTCGCGAGCTGATACTCTTCCGCTTCCGGGAGAGCGCCGCTTTGGCCGCGAAGCTGCTGGCGGGGGAGATGCCGGAGGAGATTGAAACGATCTTCAAAGAGTCGGGAACGCCGCTGTTCCCGACACGGGAGGCGCTGCGCCGCTTTAAGTGTACCTGTCCCGACGACGCCTCGCCCTGCAAACATATCATCGCGGTACTTCTGATACTTGGCGAGGAGCTCGAAGACGATCCCTTCTTGCTGCTGAAACTGCGCGGACTGGATAAAGAGTCGCTGATAAACCTGCTGACACTTGAGAGCGCCCAGGAGGGTGAACTTACGGAAGAGTCCGGCGTGGACTACGAGTTGGTCTCTGAGGGCGAGCTTTCGGGGGGAGCGGAAGAGGCGGAGATGAGCGCCGTTATCCGCGACGAAGAACCCTCTGCCGACGAGGACTGGTTCCGCGGCGGTGAGTTCTCCTGCGAGCGCGCGGAGCAGGAGGGACGCCGCGCCGCCGCGCTTGACGTGATGAACGACTTCCCCTTCTGGCGCGGCGAACATCCATTTCGCCAGACGCTGGCCCCCTTCTACGAACACGCCGCGGTATATGCCTGCGAAATACTGACGGGGGAAAAGAAAAAACCGGTCGGCAGGCCGCGTAAACTGATATAA
- a CDS encoding LexA family transcriptional regulator produces METFGARLGRLRREKGLKRYDIAEPLGVDAETIARYEREEREPKVSDAVAIANILGVSVEYLATGIASPLKHSMYAYSADDRIVVPVLSSSDSYNIIPSTDTISVSTEHILIPKTLIGTIQPQNPPFAFIARDRSFEKFAVREGSYVVINPAERVANFDIALVFYKGKLTLKRPQYTKSGALYLFSGSNSDAIYVPAEDASDAKEFKIVGKAVAYQFEETKKIYHNI; encoded by the coding sequence ATGGAAACTTTTGGCGCCCGCTTGGGTCGTCTGCGCAGGGAAAAAGGTTTAAAACGTTATGATATCGCAGAGCCGTTAGGGGTGGACGCTGAGACGATCGCGCGTTATGAGAGGGAAGAGCGGGAGCCTAAGGTGAGCGACGCGGTCGCTATCGCCAATATTTTAGGGGTTTCTGTAGAATACCTTGCCACCGGCATCGCCTCGCCGCTCAAGCATTCCATGTACGCCTACAGCGCTGACGACAGGATCGTCGTCCCCGTGCTTTCCAGCAGCGATTCGTATAATATCATCCCCTCAACGGATACAATATCAGTCAGCACTGAACACATCCTCATCCCTAAAACCCTTATCGGTACGATACAGCCGCAAAACCCGCCTTTTGCGTTTATCGCGCGCGACAGGTCTTTTGAAAAATTCGCCGTACGCGAAGGCAGTTATGTGGTCATTAACCCCGCGGAACGTGTGGCAAATTTTGATATCGCTCTTGTGTTTTATAAGGGCAAGCTGACGCTGAAGCGTCCGCAGTATACAAAGAGCGGTGCCCTCTATCTCTTTTCCGGCAGCAACAGCGACGCGATCTATGTCCCGGCCGAGGACGCCTCCGACGCCAAGGAATTCAAAATCGTCGGTAAGGCCGTCGCCTATCAGTTCGAAGAAACAAAAAAAATTTACCATAACATCTAG